Proteins encoded by one window of Fusobacterium perfoetens:
- a CDS encoding type II secretion system protein, producing MRKKEKGFSLIEILVVLGIIGLFTTFLTPKISYYLALGKETKAIATLNNLRTASEMYQLEKGEALGKGKLDGNLTKDDVEKLKDFISGGYKDLTKNLENNTNEILYEIGGSRSESGEGKELGDIIYGGKVKFTFKAPEGETSDGVKIWITPADKEGAYTMKGIKWGDL from the coding sequence ATGAGGAAAAAAGAAAAAGGTTTTTCACTGATTGAAATTTTGGTAGTTCTTGGAATAATCGGATTATTTACTACATTTTTAACTCCCAAAATATCATATTATTTAGCTCTTGGAAAAGAAACAAAGGCAATTGCCACTTTAAATAATTTAAGAACGGCTTCGGAGATGTATCAATTAGAAAAAGGAGAGGCATTAGGAAAAGGAAAACTTGATGGAAATTTAACAAAAGATGATGTAGAAAAATTAAAAGATTTTATTTCAGGTGGATATAAAGATTTGACAAAAAATTTAGAAAACAATACAAATGAAATTTTATATGAAATAGGTGGAAGCAGATCAGAATCTGGAGAAGGTAAAGAGTTAGGAGATATTATTTATGGGGGAAAAGTAAAATTTACTTTTAAAGCTCCAGAAGGAGAAACTTCTGATGGTGTAAAAATTTGGATAACACCAGCAGACAAAGAGGGAGCTTACACTATGAAAGGAATAAAATGGGGAGATTTATAA
- a CDS encoding A24 family peptidase — MGRFIIEIIFWIVLSFIVKSDFKEKIVPDKMTLFILLLGVIKIIFFQEDIENKIIGMGTYPVIFLLLYGYGEFLFKKEVVGFGDIKLLSSIGFYIGYLGIYSLMVFYNIIFSFSLFYGLIYKFYFKNNEVPFAPVIVIGTFIFYFLQGNFI; from the coding sequence ATGGGGAGATTTATAATAGAGATAATTTTTTGGATTGTTTTATCTTTTATTGTAAAATCAGATTTTAAGGAAAAAATAGTTCCAGATAAAATGACATTATTTATTCTTTTATTGGGAGTTATAAAAATAATATTTTTTCAAGAGGATATAGAAAATAAAATAATAGGAATGGGAACTTATCCAGTAATTTTTTTATTACTCTATGGATATGGGGAGTTTCTTTTTAAAAAAGAAGTAGTTGGATTTGGGGACATAAAACTTTTAAGTTCCATAGGATTTTATATTGGGTATTTAGGAATTTATTCTTTGATGGTGTTTTATAATATTATATTTTCATTTTCTCTTTTCTATGGATTGATTTATAAATTTTATTTTAAAAATAATGAAGTTCCTTTTGCTCCTGTAATAGTAATTGGAACTTTTATTTTCTATTTTTTACAAGGAAATTTTATATGA
- a CDS encoding PulJ/GspJ family protein, with amino-acid sequence MKKKGFLLVDVLVSIAIFSTVIFSLLILMNKNIENTRKIMDLQEEKRAIFNIENILKRDFDLEKKEKNYEIYQEKNEIFLGEKSKNESIGKFKYISLDNLKNIKIFKREVALNNENIGEMFYISVKIKGKKIEKVIEEKYEK; translated from the coding sequence ATGAAGAAAAAGGGATTTTTGTTGGTAGATGTTTTAGTATCTATAGCTATTTTTTCAACTGTTATATTTAGTCTTCTTATTCTTATGAACAAAAATATTGAAAATACTAGAAAGATTATGGATCTTCAAGAGGAAAAAAGAGCCATTTTTAATATTGAAAATATATTAAAAAGAGATTTTGACCTAGAGAAAAAAGAAAAAAATTATGAAATCTATCAAGAGAAAAATGAAATTTTTTTAGGGGAAAAATCTAAAAATGAAAGTATAGGAAAATTTAAATATATTTCTTTGGATAATTTGAAAAATATAAAAATTTTTAAAAGAGAAGTTGCTTTAAATAATGAAAATATAGGAGAGATGTTTTATATCTCTGTCAAAATAAAAGGTAAAAAAATAGAAAAAGTTATAGAGGAAAAATATGAAAAATAA
- a CDS encoding PilN domain-containing protein — protein MLKFLKRETVTLKISDNKIEIISDKKEVTSIRREFISLGEDLDKIKKFFVRKDIEILLDDDIFIKKFFLDKEDASEINIKKYIEQEILENLSEEKDFYFSCYFFDKDENCEIFIGEDIFISTLIEYIIKNNLSILKICVSNEKYILKDYEKLLKNSKKSNFSKIVIGFILLLLFIFIFNFFYKKNLEKRLEFLKNEYYSKEKILDSKKKELEDIKEKITILEKEKAEKNISYKKFIDEIFWIINILPRTCEIKNLYWEKGSVILEGKSQNIEEIFKFATKLEKDKRIENINFDSILEKDKNYEFVIEMRVENGGA, from the coding sequence ATGTTAAAATTTTTGAAAAGGGAGACAGTAACTTTAAAAATAAGTGATAATAAAATAGAAATAATTTCTGATAAAAAAGAAGTCACTTCCATTAGAAGAGAGTTTATCTCTTTAGGTGAGGACTTAGATAAAATAAAAAAATTCTTTGTTAGAAAAGATATAGAGATATTGTTAGATGATGATATTTTTATTAAAAAGTTTTTTTTAGATAAAGAAGATGCTAGTGAAATTAATATAAAAAAATATATAGAGCAAGAAATTTTAGAAAATCTTTCAGAGGAAAAAGATTTCTATTTTTCTTGCTATTTTTTTGATAAAGATGAAAATTGTGAAATTTTTATAGGAGAAGATATTTTTATATCTACTTTAATAGAATATATAATAAAAAATAATCTAAGTATTTTAAAAATATGTGTATCTAATGAAAAATATATTTTGAAAGATTATGAAAAACTTTTAAAAAATAGTAAAAAATCAAATTTCTCTAAGATTGTGATAGGATTTATTTTATTATTATTGTTTATATTCATATTTAACTTTTTTTATAAAAAGAATTTAGAAAAAAGATTGGAATTTTTAAAAAATGAATATTATTCAAAAGAGAAAATTCTTGATTCGAAGAAAAAAGAATTAGAAGATATAAAAGAAAAGATAACCATTTTAGAAAAGGAGAAAGCTGAGAAAAATATCTCTTATAAAAAATTTATTGATGAGATTTTTTGGATTATAAATATTTTGCCGAGAACTTGTGAAATAAAAAATTTGTATTGGGAAAAGGGAAGTGTAATCCTTGAGGGAAAAAGTCAAAATATAGAGGAAATTTTTAAATTTGCAACCAAACTTGAAAAAGATAAGAGAATAGAAAATATAAATTTTGATTCTATTTTGGAAAAAGATAAAAATTATGAATTTGTTATAGAGATGAGGGTGGAAAATGGAGGAGCTTGA
- the rfaE1 gene encoding D-glycero-beta-D-manno-heptose-7-phosphate kinase, producing the protein MEKERLVEIISNFKKVKIAVVGDIMLDDYLIGTVDRISPEAPVPVVLIKKEKFVLGGAGNVINNLATLGAKSYCYGLVGDDIDGDRLIASMKNLGVDTSAIIRSEERPTIVKRRILGGSQQLLRLDWEDPSDINVILEDAILEKFEEKIDEIDGIILSDYDKGVLTPKVSTEIIKMAKKKGKIVVVDPKPSNVENYIGASSMTPNRKEAELCLGNSRKKSIDEIGKEIREKIELENLLMTRSEEGVSLYEEDKVTNIPTFAKEVFDVTGAGDTVISVYTLAKAAGATWEEAAKIANTAAGVVVGKIGTSTVTVDEIISFYDEIYKEWN; encoded by the coding sequence ATGGAAAAAGAAAGACTTGTAGAGATTATCTCTAATTTTAAGAAAGTAAAAATCGCTGTTGTAGGAGATATAATGTTGGACGATTATTTAATAGGAACTGTTGATAGAATATCTCCAGAAGCTCCAGTACCAGTAGTTTTAATAAAAAAAGAAAAATTTGTTTTAGGGGGAGCGGGAAATGTTATAAACAATCTTGCCACTCTTGGTGCTAAAAGTTATTGCTATGGTTTAGTTGGAGATGATATAGATGGAGATCGTTTGATAGCTTCTATGAAGAATCTTGGAGTAGATACTTCAGCTATAATCAGAAGTGAAGAAAGACCAACAATAGTAAAAAGAAGAATTCTTGGAGGAAGTCAACAACTTTTAAGACTTGATTGGGAAGATCCAAGTGACATAAATGTAATATTAGAAGATGCAATATTAGAAAAATTTGAAGAAAAAATAGATGAGATTGATGGAATAATATTATCAGATTATGATAAAGGAGTACTAACTCCAAAAGTTTCTACAGAGATTATAAAAATGGCTAAGAAAAAAGGAAAAATAGTTGTAGTAGACCCTAAACCATCTAATGTAGAAAATTATATAGGAGCTTCATCTATGACACCAAATAGAAAAGAAGCTGAACTTTGCTTGGGAAATTCTCGTAAAAAGTCTATAGACGAAATAGGAAAAGAGATAAGAGAAAAAATTGAATTAGAAAATCTTCTTATGACAAGAAGTGAAGAGGGAGTAAGCCTTTATGAAGAGGATAAGGTAACAAATATTCCTACTTTTGCTAAGGAGGTTTTTGATGTAACTGGAGCTGGAGATACAGTTATTTCTGTTTATACATTGGCTAAAGCTGCAGGGGCAACTTGGGAAGAAGCTGCTAAAATTGCAAATACAGCAGCAGGAGTTGTAGTTGGTAAAATAGGAACGTCAACAGTTACGGTTGATGAAATTATAAGTTTTTATGATGAAATTTATAAGGAGTGGAATTAG
- the ispF gene encoding 2-C-methyl-D-erythritol 2,4-cyclodiphosphate synthase, whose translation MIRIGNGYDVHKLVEGRKLILGGVEIPYEKGLLGHSDADVLVHAIMDSLLGALALGDIGQHFPDNDNKYLNIDSMILLEKVMELIEDRGYKIGNIDAIIVAQRPKLKDFLPMMREKISNVLKTSIENISIKATTEEKLGFTGSGEGIKSYSVVLLTKGE comes from the coding sequence GTGATAAGAATAGGAAACGGATATGATGTCCATAAACTTGTAGAGGGAAGAAAACTGATATTAGGTGGAGTGGAGATTCCTTATGAAAAAGGTCTTTTAGGACATTCTGATGCAGATGTTTTAGTTCATGCTATAATGGATAGTCTTTTGGGAGCTTTAGCTCTTGGAGACATAGGACAACATTTTCCAGATAATGATAATAAATACTTGAATATTGATAGTATGATTCTTTTAGAGAAAGTAATGGAACTTATAGAAGACAGAGGTTATAAAATAGGAAATATCGATGCTATAATTGTGGCACAAAGACCTAAACTAAAAGATTTTTTACCTATGATGAGAGAAAAAATATCTAATGTTTTAAAAACTTCTATAGAAAATATAAGTATAAAAGCCACTACTGAAGAAAAATTAGGTTTTACAGGAAGTGGAGAAGGAATAAAATCCTATTCAGTAGTTTTATTAACAAAGGGGGAATAA
- a CDS encoding DUF1904 family protein yields MPFIKIAGLPEKFLCDISEDLIDIVNKETDTPKERIRIFYNPMKEIVEKSFVEDRIIIDIDWMPRPMEMREKVSKAFFDYLENRGYKKIRIYFTDINKDYYFVK; encoded by the coding sequence ATGCCATTTATAAAAATTGCTGGGTTACCAGAAAAATTTCTTTGTGATATATCAGAAGATTTAATTGATATAGTAAATAAAGAAACAGATACTCCTAAAGAAAGAATAAGAATTTTTTATAATCCTATGAAAGAAATTGTTGAAAAAAGTTTCGTAGAAGATAGGATTATAATAGATATAGACTGGATGCCAAGACCTATGGAAATGAGAGAAAAAGTATCAAAAGCTTTTTTTGATTATTTGGAAAATAGAGGTTATAAAAAAATAAGAATTTACTTTACAGATATTAATAAGGACTATTATTTTGTAAAATAA